Proteins found in one Pyxidicoccus trucidator genomic segment:
- a CDS encoding ABC transporter permease subunit produces MAFRPRRAMAVFWKDFLDLRKNVGLLVSMAVLPTVMVLVPIGVVWSYVRTPNHADLRSVALFYDPSLPLGASAARFLIDKTLTDWFGMFLVMPVFVPILIASQSVAGEKERRTLEPLLASPVTSAELVTGKSLAALVPAVAITWVAFLFFCVGVDIVAWPLVKMPLMPNALWTFGVFVIAPLFAFFGNGVAVLISARVSEARMAQQLSALVVLPLVGMVGGQVAGFLKAGLGYYALQGAVVLVLDGFLLWASIRLLDRERLVSRWG; encoded by the coding sequence ATGGCGTTCCGTCCCCGGCGGGCGATGGCGGTGTTCTGGAAGGACTTCCTCGACCTGCGGAAGAATGTGGGGCTGCTGGTGTCCATGGCGGTGCTGCCCACCGTCATGGTGCTGGTGCCCATTGGCGTGGTGTGGTCCTACGTGCGCACGCCCAACCACGCGGACCTGCGCAGCGTGGCGCTGTTCTATGACCCCAGCCTGCCGCTGGGGGCGAGCGCCGCGCGCTTCCTCATCGACAAGACGCTCACCGACTGGTTCGGGATGTTCCTGGTGATGCCGGTGTTCGTCCCCATCCTCATCGCCTCGCAGAGCGTGGCGGGGGAGAAGGAGCGCCGCACGCTGGAGCCCCTGCTCGCGTCGCCGGTGACGTCGGCGGAGCTGGTGACGGGCAAGAGCCTGGCGGCCCTGGTGCCCGCGGTGGCGATTACCTGGGTGGCCTTCCTCTTCTTCTGCGTGGGCGTGGACATCGTCGCGTGGCCGCTGGTGAAGATGCCGCTGATGCCGAACGCGCTGTGGACGTTCGGCGTGTTCGTCATCGCCCCGCTGTTCGCCTTCTTCGGCAACGGCGTGGCGGTGCTCATCTCCGCGCGGGTGAGCGAGGCGCGCATGGCCCAGCAGCTCTCCGCGCTGGTGGTGCTGCCCCTGGTGGGCATGGTGGGCGGCCAGGTGGCGGGCTTCCTGAAGGCGGGGCTGGGCTACTACGCGCTCCAGGGGGCCGTGGTGCTGGTGCTGGACGGCTTCCTGCTGTGGGCCAGCATCCGCCTGCTGGACCGCGAGCGCCTGGTGAGCCGCTGGGGCTGA
- the epmA gene encoding EF-P lysine aminoacylase EpmA, which produces MPNLSQWRAARGRQALYSALRRFFAAQDYLEVETPLLIPAPGMEPHINAFEAGFIPETDVGRARTLYLHTSPEYAMKRLLADGAGPLFQICKVFRNGEVSPTHNPEFTMLEFYRPQADYHGIMADLEGALAEAGRSATEGEPGADPAFFTRTPYERLTVRDAVLRATGVDIRVHADGPSLKRAAEAAGVRTGDAESFDDIFFHLFLQRVETGLGHERPTFLIEYPASMAALSRLKPGDPAVAERVELYAKGLELANGFSELTDPTEQRARLVEEQELRRRLGRSVYPLDERFLDAVGRMPPAAGIAVGLDRILMLLLGVQRISDVLLFPAHEFV; this is translated from the coding sequence ATGCCCAACCTTTCTCAATGGCGGGCTGCCCGGGGTCGTCAGGCCCTCTACTCCGCCCTGCGACGTTTCTTCGCCGCCCAGGACTACCTGGAGGTGGAGACACCGCTCCTCATCCCCGCCCCGGGCATGGAGCCGCACATCAACGCCTTCGAGGCCGGCTTCATCCCGGAAACCGACGTGGGCCGGGCTCGCACCCTCTACCTCCACACCAGCCCCGAGTACGCGATGAAGCGCCTGCTCGCCGACGGGGCCGGCCCCCTGTTTCAAATCTGCAAGGTGTTCCGGAACGGCGAGGTGTCCCCCACGCACAACCCGGAATTCACCATGCTGGAGTTCTACCGGCCCCAGGCGGACTACCACGGCATCATGGCGGACCTGGAGGGCGCGCTGGCCGAGGCGGGCCGCTCCGCGACGGAGGGCGAGCCCGGCGCCGACCCGGCCTTCTTCACCCGCACCCCCTATGAGCGCCTCACGGTGCGGGACGCGGTGCTGCGGGCCACGGGCGTGGACATCCGCGTGCATGCGGACGGGCCCTCGCTCAAGCGGGCGGCCGAGGCGGCGGGCGTGCGCACCGGCGACGCCGAGAGCTTCGACGACATCTTCTTCCACCTCTTCCTGCAGCGGGTGGAGACGGGGCTGGGGCACGAGCGGCCTACCTTCCTGATTGAGTACCCGGCGTCCATGGCGGCCCTGTCCCGGCTGAAGCCAGGCGACCCGGCGGTGGCCGAGCGCGTGGAGCTGTACGCGAAGGGCCTCGAGCTGGCGAACGGGTTCTCGGAGCTGACAGACCCGACAGAGCAGCGGGCACGGCTGGTAGAAGAACAGGAACTCAGGCGCCGGCTGGGGCGGTCCGTGTATCCACTGGACGAGCGGTTCCTTGACGCGGTAGGTCGAATGCCGCCCGCGGCGGGCATTGCCGTGGGACTCGACCGAATCCTGATGCTGCTGCTCGGGGTCCAGCGCATCTCGGATGTCCTCCTGTTCCCCGCCCACGAGTTCGTGTGA
- a CDS encoding SPFH domain-containing protein: protein MGIFDSIKGEAKRNFIARADTAKGDIIYKYPENNIRMLTQLTVDADEVALFVKDGKVEGKLGPGRHSLDTNNIPFLSRLIEGFTGGNLFISEVFFVSVREFAGVKFGGPIGDVRDPETGLGIGTMVYGDFSIRVTDPEKLVVGLVGMGRTGNDELLGWFKNQVLKVTRDRIAELLVKKRWPLLDVTSGAYTEEIETEVISGLKPHVDTYGMTVVRMGNFHVSIKPEDEATLKKLSKDVAYSRLAGGFQQYAQGQAMLGAAEGMAKGGGEGGGGAGNALGGMGMGMGFGMAQQFMNQQGQQQRPPEPAPQAAPADTRSPAQRLKEIKELKDAGVLSDEEYNAKRAELMKLL from the coding sequence ATGGGTATCTTCGATTCCATCAAGGGCGAGGCGAAGCGGAACTTCATCGCCCGGGCGGACACGGCGAAGGGCGACATCATCTACAAGTATCCGGAGAACAACATCCGGATGCTGACCCAGCTGACCGTCGACGCCGACGAGGTCGCCCTCTTCGTGAAGGACGGCAAGGTCGAGGGCAAGCTGGGCCCCGGCCGTCACTCGCTGGACACGAACAACATCCCCTTCCTGTCCCGGCTGATTGAGGGCTTCACCGGCGGAAACCTCTTCATCTCCGAGGTCTTCTTCGTCTCGGTGCGCGAGTTCGCGGGCGTGAAGTTCGGCGGCCCCATCGGTGACGTGCGAGATCCGGAGACGGGCCTGGGCATCGGCACCATGGTGTACGGCGACTTCTCCATCCGCGTGACGGACCCGGAGAAGCTCGTGGTGGGCCTGGTGGGCATGGGCCGCACCGGCAACGACGAGCTGCTGGGCTGGTTCAAGAACCAGGTCCTCAAGGTGACGAGAGACCGCATCGCCGAGCTGCTGGTCAAGAAGCGCTGGCCGCTGCTGGACGTGACGAGCGGCGCGTACACGGAGGAAATCGAGACCGAGGTCATCAGCGGGCTGAAGCCGCACGTGGACACCTACGGGATGACCGTGGTGCGGATGGGCAACTTCCACGTCAGCATCAAGCCGGAGGACGAGGCGACGCTGAAGAAGCTGTCCAAGGACGTGGCGTACTCGCGGCTGGCCGGTGGCTTCCAGCAGTACGCGCAGGGCCAGGCGATGCTCGGCGCGGCCGAGGGCATGGCCAAGGGCGGCGGCGAAGGCGGCGGTGGTGCCGGCAACGCGCTGGGCGGCATGGGCATGGGCATGGGCTTCGGCATGGCCCAGCAGTTCATGAACCAGCAGGGCCAGCAGCAGCGCCCGCCGGAGCCGGCGCCCCAGGCGGCTCCCGCCGACACGCGCAGCCCCGCGCAGCGCCTGAAGGAAATCAAGGAGCTGAAGGACGCGGGCGTGCTCTCCGACGAGGAGTACAACGCCAAGCGCGCGGAGCTGATGAAGCTCCTGTAG
- a CDS encoding transposase: MRAPPRSRPRCAQLEGFSLHANTHLHANDREGLERLCRYGARGALALERLTRLEDGRLSYRTKLPLPDGTSDLVLPVDAFLRRLAALVPPPGSNLVRFHGLFAPGAALRPRGYPSPRRQRQFQRRPLLALRRCGGSSALRGWTGRHC; the protein is encoded by the coding sequence GTGCGAGCGCCGCCGAGGAGTCGCCCTCGCTGCGCGCAACTGGAGGGCTTCTCCCTGCACGCCAACACCCACCTGCATGCCAATGACAGGGAGGGGCTGGAGAGGCTGTGCCGCTACGGGGCGAGAGGGGCCCTGGCGCTGGAGAGGCTGACGAGGCTGGAGGATGGGCGCCTCTCCTACCGCACGAAGCTGCCGCTGCCGGACGGCACCAGCGACCTGGTGCTGCCGGTGGACGCCTTCCTGCGGCGGCTGGCCGCGCTGGTACCTCCGCCCGGCAGCAACCTTGTCCGCTTCCATGGCCTCTTTGCCCCGGGCGCGGCGCTGCGGCCCCGGGGGTACCCAAGTCCGAGGCGCCAGCGCCAATTTCAGCGGAGGCCCCTGCTGGCGCTGCGGAGGTGCGGAGGAAGCAGCGCGCTGCGCGGTTGGACTGGGCGACACTGCTGA
- a CDS encoding imm11 family protein produces MSKRYFRLSDDVSIPNRWDLGHPADSQGHELEDPWQFTDGRPLHVEEHLRIPVRGAGRRLDFSHASFSTPVVHARLAALFTELAPTDVQLVPVEVTRQPEQYCILVATRLIRCIDDQRSTEVVYWTPEDERPDKVGEYRDVYELRIDPSKVGEAKVFRTWGWPIVLIVSEDLKAALEREKATGVKFTEV; encoded by the coding sequence ATGTCGAAGCGGTACTTCAGACTCTCCGATGATGTCTCCATCCCGAACCGCTGGGACCTGGGGCATCCGGCGGACAGTCAGGGTCACGAGCTCGAGGACCCCTGGCAGTTCACGGACGGGCGCCCGCTGCATGTCGAGGAGCACCTCCGGATTCCCGTTCGGGGCGCCGGCCGGCGGCTCGACTTCTCTCATGCGAGCTTCAGCACCCCCGTCGTCCACGCACGGCTCGCTGCCCTCTTCACGGAACTCGCACCCACGGACGTGCAGCTCGTTCCCGTGGAAGTCACCAGGCAGCCCGAGCAGTACTGCATCCTCGTCGCGACCCGTCTCATCCGCTGCATTGATGACCAGCGGTCCACGGAGGTTGTGTACTGGACTCCAGAGGATGAACGGCCCGACAAGGTCGGTGAGTATCGGGATGTCTACGAGCTGCGCATCGACCCCTCGAAGGTGGGAGAGGCGAAGGTATTCCGCACCTGGGGCTGGCCCATCGTCCTCATCGTCTCCGAGGACCTCAAGGCCGCGCTGGAGCGGGAGAAGGCCACGGGCGTGAAGTTCACCGAGGTATAG
- a CDS encoding chromosome segregation protein SMC has translation MHPRIPLLLAVAFCISACPKGPPADARRLLSEQQQLTADVKDLSTQAEALLEAQHRLVWVFWTEGRHVDVAGTYVGKEALFSIENIRKIDRLRQLSQDPREVRALTALHSHFAGEYLSRALAEFNDAAANLEASLTFTVDGKELRYRDLERLLANERTAARRHAMYAAATPALERLNQTLRRREERAEELVKELGFASYEAFGGELRQSDLGKLSLLAEEILQATQAPYRVVMERLSQRELGVPFKDITRADIPRLFRSREVEDAFPKGESLLKAHGTLSGMGIDLSELPNVKIDARDLRGKSSRPLALAVRVPDDVRLSFKPGSGVLHQGRVLHEFGHALHVAFTKEPRFELARLGNPTVGKAYSALFADLVEDPVWLEEHAGVSGEQRSKYLAASSAHKLYLIRHAAGRLLYQLELHRRVEADPKELYREIMSRTDDIPMTDEDVARYLVDQEDFFQSADSFRAWFLAGQLQAQLKARFGPAWWRTPQSGQFLKDLWAKGNALSAREVAEAIGEKGIQPDVLLLRLGTTLQVPMKLNLEGVEDAILPSAPGLEDFTQPPPPPGLEEFTAPPEQPKPAPKAPTPQTGDGR, from the coding sequence ATGCACCCAAGGATTCCCCTGCTGCTCGCTGTTGCCTTCTGCATCAGCGCCTGCCCCAAAGGTCCACCGGCGGATGCCCGGCGGCTGCTCTCCGAGCAGCAGCAGCTCACCGCCGACGTGAAGGACCTGTCCACGCAGGCCGAAGCGCTCCTGGAGGCGCAGCACCGGCTGGTGTGGGTCTTCTGGACGGAGGGCCGCCACGTGGACGTCGCCGGGACGTACGTGGGCAAGGAGGCGCTCTTCAGTATTGAAAACATCCGGAAGATCGACCGGCTCCGGCAGCTCTCTCAGGACCCGCGCGAGGTGCGCGCCCTCACCGCGCTGCACTCGCACTTCGCCGGGGAGTACCTCTCCCGCGCGCTGGCCGAGTTCAACGACGCCGCCGCCAACCTGGAGGCGTCCCTCACCTTCACGGTGGACGGGAAGGAGCTGCGCTACCGCGACTTGGAGCGCCTGCTCGCCAACGAGCGGACTGCGGCGCGGCGACACGCCATGTACGCCGCGGCCACACCGGCGCTCGAGCGGCTCAACCAGACGCTGCGCCGACGCGAGGAGCGCGCGGAGGAGCTGGTGAAGGAGCTGGGCTTCGCCTCCTACGAGGCCTTCGGCGGCGAGCTGCGGCAGTCGGACCTGGGGAAGCTCAGCCTGCTGGCGGAGGAAATCCTCCAGGCCACGCAGGCGCCGTACCGGGTGGTGATGGAGCGGCTGAGCCAGCGCGAGCTGGGCGTGCCCTTCAAGGACATCACCCGCGCGGACATCCCCCGGCTGTTCCGCTCGCGCGAGGTGGAGGACGCCTTCCCCAAGGGAGAGTCCCTGCTCAAGGCGCACGGCACGCTGTCGGGGATGGGCATCGACCTGAGCGAGCTGCCGAACGTGAAAATCGACGCCCGTGACTTGCGCGGCAAGAGCTCACGTCCGCTGGCGCTGGCGGTGCGGGTGCCGGACGACGTGCGCCTGTCCTTCAAGCCGGGCTCGGGCGTGCTGCACCAGGGGCGGGTGCTGCACGAGTTCGGACACGCGCTGCACGTGGCCTTCACGAAGGAGCCGCGCTTCGAGCTGGCGCGGCTGGGCAACCCCACGGTGGGCAAGGCGTACTCGGCGCTCTTCGCGGACCTGGTGGAGGACCCGGTGTGGCTGGAGGAGCACGCGGGCGTCTCGGGGGAGCAGCGCTCGAAGTACCTGGCGGCGTCCAGCGCGCACAAGCTGTACCTCATCCGCCACGCGGCGGGGCGGCTCCTGTACCAGTTGGAGCTGCACCGGCGCGTGGAGGCGGACCCGAAGGAGCTGTACCGCGAAATCATGTCGCGCACGGACGACATCCCGATGACGGACGAGGACGTGGCGCGCTACTTGGTGGACCAGGAGGACTTCTTCCAGTCCGCGGACAGCTTCCGCGCGTGGTTCCTGGCGGGGCAGCTCCAGGCGCAGCTCAAGGCGCGCTTCGGCCCGGCGTGGTGGCGCACCCCGCAGTCCGGCCAGTTCCTCAAGGACTTGTGGGCGAAGGGCAACGCCCTCTCCGCGCGCGAGGTGGCCGAGGCCATTGGCGAGAAGGGAATCCAGCCGGACGTGCTGCTGCTCCGGCTGGGCACCACGCTCCAGGTGCCGATGAAGCTCAACCTGGAGGGCGTGGAGGACGCCATCCTCCCCTCGGCTCCGGGGCTGGAGGACTTCACCCAGCCGCCCCCGCCACCCGGCCTGGAGGAGTTCACCGCGCCGCCCGAGCAGCCGAAGCCCGCACCGAAGGCCCCGACGCCTCAGACGGGCGACGGTCGCTGA
- a CDS encoding double-CXXCG motif protein: MSRFFLLDEDRAAAAKYGGEINAWHKLALPGVSCHTCGATWTDVGHEYPCVDLSQLPERGEFEKARPEPLPEFARLRELVRPLVPLNAELPPGTGFGPLVGRAQGEFGLIAWVWGQKLLLRRDVLERLQAEGVRGLLACPTALRFRQKNPPELLELQVEPHGRLHPDCIPPDVPPPCVSCGRHAFRWPAEPILDAASLPTDLDLFRVGNFATMLIGTERFVEAVRRLELDGITFRELPAR; the protein is encoded by the coding sequence ATGAGCCGGTTCTTCTTGCTGGATGAGGACAGGGCGGCGGCGGCGAAGTACGGCGGGGAAATCAACGCGTGGCACAAGTTGGCGCTACCGGGCGTGAGCTGCCACACCTGCGGCGCTACCTGGACCGACGTAGGCCACGAGTACCCGTGCGTTGACCTGTCGCAGTTGCCAGAGCGGGGAGAGTTCGAGAAGGCCAGGCCCGAGCCCTTGCCCGAGTTCGCGCGCCTGCGCGAGTTGGTGCGCCCTCTGGTACCTCTGAATGCGGAGCTGCCGCCCGGTACGGGCTTCGGTCCGCTGGTGGGCCGTGCCCAGGGGGAGTTCGGCCTCATCGCATGGGTGTGGGGGCAGAAACTCCTGCTGCGCCGCGACGTGCTGGAACGTCTCCAGGCAGAGGGTGTGCGGGGCTTGCTGGCCTGCCCGACAGCGCTGCGGTTCCGACAGAAGAACCCGCCGGAGCTGCTGGAGCTCCAGGTGGAGCCTCACGGTCGGCTGCACCCGGACTGCATCCCCCCGGACGTGCCTCCACCATGCGTCTCCTGCGGTCGGCACGCATTCAGATGGCCCGCTGAACCCATCCTGGACGCGGCGTCCCTGCCCACGGACCTGGACCTGTTCCGGGTGGGCAACTTCGCCACGATGCTCATCGGCACCGAGCGCTTCGTGGAGGCGGTGCGCCGCCTGGAACTGGACGGCATCACCTTCCGCGAGCTGCCCGCGCGCTGA
- a CDS encoding AHH domain-containing protein — MRQVFAIGLSLLLTATGCAGTRVVRLDTGQGRPLEYRPPRGDRSVKVDEDAFKEALTRLVVELPLFIRPAEAGWLVRASTRGSSVDTALRSALRKSYGRWCQAHEAGGDCLSLLEDGLHFSPMHKLTLALGLSLDPMHESIADAVEDTVNPQLFYAVVVTGLVSWVALAANPEPVFTKVAAVLAAVLVVYLGVDAFLALVSACFELKQSADRATTFQELEEAGERFGKVLGAEGARVFVLAMTALLTRGVTAGTTWLASRLPLLPSFAEATALGASQVGLNLAAVEGVSAVGVVKGQLSIILAPNALAMAARGPGGGVRTEDHHLATIRNEISTARGGPWTPRFRDLFKKAGMKLGDPENIVPVAGHKGPHPQRYHERIYERLEVATRHCQGFEQCRKVLTRELERLAREASTPGSTLNRLLTQRE, encoded by the coding sequence GTGAGACAAGTCTTCGCGATAGGGCTGTCCCTGCTGCTCACGGCGACGGGCTGCGCGGGCACGCGCGTGGTGCGCCTGGACACGGGCCAGGGTCGACCGCTGGAGTACAGGCCTCCCCGTGGGGACAGGTCCGTGAAGGTGGACGAGGATGCTTTCAAGGAGGCACTGACGCGGCTCGTGGTGGAACTGCCCCTCTTCATCCGCCCCGCCGAGGCCGGGTGGCTGGTGCGCGCCTCCACCCGGGGTTCCTCCGTGGACACCGCCCTGCGGAGTGCGCTGCGCAAGAGCTATGGGCGGTGGTGCCAGGCACATGAGGCCGGTGGCGACTGTCTCTCCCTCCTGGAGGACGGGCTGCACTTCAGCCCCATGCACAAGCTGACGTTGGCGCTGGGCCTGTCACTGGACCCGATGCACGAGAGCATCGCCGATGCGGTGGAGGACACCGTCAATCCGCAGCTCTTCTATGCCGTGGTGGTGACGGGGCTGGTCTCCTGGGTGGCGCTGGCGGCGAACCCCGAGCCGGTCTTCACCAAGGTGGCGGCGGTGCTGGCGGCCGTCCTGGTGGTGTACCTGGGCGTCGACGCCTTCCTGGCGCTCGTGAGCGCCTGCTTCGAGCTGAAGCAGTCCGCGGACAGGGCCACCACGTTCCAGGAGCTGGAAGAGGCGGGCGAGCGCTTCGGAAAGGTCCTCGGCGCGGAAGGGGCTCGCGTGTTCGTGCTGGCCATGACGGCGCTGTTGACCCGGGGAGTGACGGCGGGCACCACGTGGCTGGCCTCGCGGCTTCCCCTTCTCCCGAGCTTCGCGGAAGCCACGGCACTGGGCGCCTCGCAGGTTGGCCTCAACCTCGCCGCCGTCGAGGGCGTGAGTGCGGTGGGGGTGGTGAAGGGCCAGCTCTCCATCATCCTGGCCCCCAATGCATTGGCCATGGCGGCCCGAGGCCCAGGCGGTGGAGTCCGCACCGAGGACCATCACCTGGCCACCATCCGCAACGAGATCTCCACCGCGCGTGGAGGGCCATGGACGCCGAGGTTCAGGGACCTCTTCAAGAAAGCCGGAATGAAGCTGGGCGACCCAGAGAACATTGTTCCGGTCGCGGGCCACAAAGGGCCTCATCCCCAGAGGTACCATGAGCGAATCTACGAGCGGTTGGAGGTCGCAACGCGGCACTGCCAGGGCTTCGAGCAATGCCGGAAGGTACTCACCAGGGAACTGGAGCGACTCGCCCGGGAAGCCAGTACTCCGGGCTCCACCCTCAACAGGCTCCTCACCCAGCGCGAATAG
- a CDS encoding tetratricopeptide repeat protein, with the protein MSSSITGDSARERSRALFKQGAEQAIQRNFSGALQCWQQALDLCVQEGDLVSQPTLLDRMAQALHHMGDFSRARQHWQRAMDIASQVGDVSGQSRILLSVARFLEAQGHHDAALAKCQQALPLLEHTGDFPGQAAAYSLLTRLAYARGDLDTAMQATQREIAALQRPPMGPGSEAALATAIQGLALFHFERKDIDRSVQLSQQAFELRQRLGDLQGAALSLSNLATGLAMQGQAPRALAAWEQALHIYEQAGDVENQLASLQNMGSLASRLPDGAYALSLWERLLALHERKGDRAAMAHVLTTMGRLCFSRGDAAWASRFWTRALAFHEERGDTAAQAVTLHFLGESSLMQGELLPARKYLEQSLALQKHGGEAKNRAATLSNLATAVSVGGDVPGALMLWRQALGLFEQLGDEQGRNLTLTAMARATARQDAPSRAAGPLPGAGLPPAELRERALTLHQRAHELLNARNLDEALECWHETDALLEAASDVRVRAQILNNLAEVSARFGDASRALALRRRAATLFAQGGDVRNHAAMLQEMARLLFEQGDAHGGSQLLAQAREVLEKAGDVRGQFMLVELAGCDFATRGHDAQARPYLERALNLSEVLGDMKARATVLLNLATVVSNLKDAPLAAKLWQESLELHERLGEAAGAAAALHNMALHAREEGDVARSRALWLRAAPLFASARQWAHLVAALDNAVHAPTREDTGLLAQALWLTLRVPDVHPELSLTLTQKLLQVLTPGWFLAPLLAATADHLVQERARQAPHYLELAKAARRLREACGPVRELLNAEVVVSQAPTVLQGLERLVGERDWLFQHHPWQG; encoded by the coding sequence ATGAGCTCCAGCATTACGGGAGACAGCGCACGGGAGAGGTCCCGGGCGCTCTTCAAGCAAGGCGCCGAGCAGGCCATCCAGAGGAACTTCTCCGGCGCGCTCCAGTGCTGGCAGCAGGCACTCGACCTCTGCGTGCAGGAGGGGGACCTCGTCAGCCAGCCCACCCTCCTCGACCGGATGGCCCAGGCGCTGCACCACATGGGGGATTTCTCCCGCGCCAGGCAGCACTGGCAGCGCGCCATGGACATCGCCTCGCAGGTGGGCGACGTCAGCGGCCAGAGCCGCATCCTCCTGTCCGTAGCTCGCTTCCTGGAGGCCCAGGGCCACCACGACGCCGCCCTGGCGAAGTGCCAGCAGGCGCTCCCCCTGCTGGAGCACACGGGTGACTTCCCCGGACAGGCCGCAGCGTACTCGCTCCTGACGAGGCTCGCATACGCCCGGGGGGACCTCGACACCGCCATGCAGGCCACGCAGCGGGAGATCGCCGCGCTCCAGCGGCCTCCCATGGGGCCCGGCTCCGAGGCCGCGCTGGCCACCGCGATCCAGGGACTGGCCCTCTTCCACTTCGAGCGCAAGGACATCGACCGGTCCGTGCAGCTGTCGCAGCAGGCGTTCGAGCTGCGGCAGCGGCTGGGGGACCTCCAGGGCGCGGCCCTGAGCCTCTCCAACCTCGCCACGGGCCTGGCCATGCAGGGCCAGGCGCCCCGCGCCCTCGCCGCCTGGGAGCAGGCCCTGCACATCTACGAGCAGGCCGGTGACGTGGAGAACCAGCTCGCCTCGCTCCAGAACATGGGCTCGCTCGCCTCGCGGCTGCCGGATGGCGCCTATGCCCTCTCACTCTGGGAGCGCCTGCTGGCGCTCCACGAGCGCAAGGGCGACCGCGCCGCCATGGCCCACGTCCTCACCACCATGGGCCGCCTCTGTTTTTCGCGGGGCGACGCGGCCTGGGCCTCGCGGTTCTGGACGCGGGCCCTCGCGTTCCACGAGGAGCGCGGCGACACCGCGGCCCAGGCCGTCACCCTCCACTTCCTGGGCGAGTCCTCGCTCATGCAGGGAGAGCTCCTCCCCGCCCGGAAGTACCTGGAGCAGTCGCTGGCGCTCCAGAAGCACGGCGGCGAGGCGAAGAACCGGGCCGCCACCCTCTCCAATCTGGCCACGGCCGTCTCCGTGGGCGGAGACGTCCCCGGCGCGCTCATGCTCTGGCGGCAGGCGCTGGGCCTCTTCGAGCAGCTGGGCGACGAGCAGGGACGGAACCTCACGCTCACGGCCATGGCCCGCGCCACGGCCCGCCAGGACGCGCCGTCCCGCGCCGCCGGGCCCCTGCCGGGCGCCGGGCTCCCGCCGGCCGAGCTCCGAGAGCGGGCCCTCACGCTCCACCAGCGGGCGCATGAGCTGCTCAACGCGCGCAACCTCGACGAGGCCCTCGAGTGCTGGCACGAAACGGACGCGCTCCTCGAGGCCGCCAGCGACGTGCGCGTCAGGGCTCAAATCCTCAACAACTTGGCCGAGGTGAGCGCGCGGTTCGGGGACGCCTCGCGAGCGCTCGCGCTGAGGCGGCGGGCCGCGACGCTCTTCGCCCAGGGGGGCGACGTGCGCAATCACGCCGCCATGCTCCAGGAGATGGCCAGGCTCCTGTTCGAGCAGGGCGACGCCCACGGCGGCTCCCAGCTCCTGGCGCAGGCCCGCGAGGTGCTGGAGAAGGCGGGGGACGTGCGCGGGCAGTTCATGCTCGTCGAGCTCGCCGGCTGCGACTTCGCCACCCGTGGCCACGACGCCCAGGCGCGCCCATACCTGGAACGGGCCCTGAATCTGAGCGAGGTGCTGGGCGACATGAAGGCGCGGGCCACCGTCCTCCTCAACCTGGCCACCGTCGTCTCCAACCTGAAGGACGCCCCTCTCGCCGCGAAGCTCTGGCAGGAATCCCTCGAGCTGCACGAGCGGCTCGGGGAGGCAGCCGGCGCGGCCGCCGCCCTCCACAACATGGCACTGCACGCCCGCGAGGAGGGAGACGTGGCGCGCAGCCGCGCGCTGTGGCTCCGGGCCGCGCCGCTGTTCGCCTCCGCCCGGCAGTGGGCCCACCTGGTCGCGGCCCTCGACAATGCGGTCCACGCGCCCACTCGCGAGGACACCGGCCTGCTGGCGCAGGCGCTCTGGCTGACCCTCCGCGTCCCGGACGTGCACCCCGAGCTGTCGCTGACGCTCACCCAGAAGCTCCTCCAGGTGTTGACGCCCGGCTGGTTCCTGGCGCCGCTGCTGGCCGCCACCGCGGACCACCTCGTCCAGGAGCGCGCGCGGCAAGCCCCCCACTACCTGGAGCTCGCCAAGGCGGCCCGGCGGCTGCGTGAGGCGTGCGGCCCCGTCCGGGAGCTCCTGAACGCGGAGGTCGTCGTGTCGCAAGCGCCCACCGTGCTCCAGGGCCTGGAGCGGCTGGTCGGCGAGCGGGACTGGCTCTTCCAGCACCACCCCTGGCAGGGGTAG